TTTCCCCAATCTGCAAAAGTAATTTTCATAAACTTTATGGATTGCCTAATGTTTACATACAGCAAATTTATATTCACCCCGCACCTAATCTTTGTAATAAATTCGCCTTAGACTTATAGTGGAGGCGAAAACCGTAAACCATAAGAGATTAGATGCGGGGCGGATATGCGGATTTTTAACTAATGTAATGTGTCGAAAAAAGCTTCTAATCTAGTTTGGAGGCCGGCCTCACCGGTGTGTTCGTCAATTAAAAGATACAAGAAAGGAATCTTTTTGTTTTTAAATTCTTTTTCGACGAATTCTTTTAAAACTGCATCGCAACCACATTGAAAAGCAGATATTTCAATTGCTCCCGATATACTATCTTTAGCAATACCTTTAACCTGAGTCAATATTTCCTGCCCGAATTCCCAATGAAATTTAGGTGAAATATTTTCTTGATTTCCTGGTGATTGCCGGACAGGAACTTCGTCAATAAATATAACCTCTGCCCCTAGATCAATAATCTTCTTTTTTATGCCTAAGTTAATATAATCATCATATAAATTATAAGGGTGGCTAACAATAATTATTTTTTTCTTTTGAGATTGGATTTTCTTTAAATAGCCTTCTTCAATTCTTAATTCTTCTTTTTTTTCTTTCAAGAAAGCAGCCTTAATGGCTATTTTAACTAATTCTTTTTCCTTGCCAATCTTCCTGCTGAATTTCATTAAAATATCTTCGAGATTGGATTTGTCCAAATCAAGCCAGGGCGATAGAAGAGGAGTTTTTATCAATAAAGAAAACAAATCGGGTAGGGCGAAAAATTTGGGACAATATTCTAATTTTGCTTCACTTTTCAGTAATCTAGGGATAAAAATAAAATCTACTTTCCCGTCTAGCCATAAAATGTGGCCGTAAAGAACTTTAACAGAAAAACAAGACTCTGGATCTGCCGCCTTTATTCCGATTTCAATAATCTCTTTATTGCTCTCTGGGGAAAGAAGAACTTGGAAACCAAGCTTTTCGAAAAAGACTGGCCAGAAAAAAGGTTTTTTCCAATAGAATAAGGCTCTTGGAATACCAACCGTCGGTCTTTTTTGTTTGGACTCTTTCATGTTAAAAAAGGGTTTTTTGGCGAGATGAAAGTTTTTTTCCTTCCTCTCCAAAAATCTTAATTTTCCCGTAAACACCATCGTAACCAGGTTCAATTTGAATTTTTCCTCCCCTAACCTTTACGATGCCTTCGCCGATTTCAGGTAAAGTGGCGGCTCTAAGGTCTGATTCGGAAACTTCAAGTAAAATATTCAATTCGTTACCGAATTTTTTAATCAGATTATTATATTCTTGAATTCCTTGCTTTGTTCCGGGTGAAACGCCCAGGGCATCGGCAATTATTTCTTCTAGAGGAATAAGGCTCTTGAAAGGAATTGCATTTTCTGGTTTAAATCCTGCTTTTCTGTCGGCCAACTGCTCAACTCGATTTAAAACCCCAATTGTTAAAGGTTTTCTGCAGTTCGGGCAAATATTATTATACTTTTTTGTTTCTTGGGGATGAATATTAACCTGACAGTTTCGATGACCATCGTAATGGTATTTTCCTTCTTGAGGAAAGAATTCAATTGTGTAAAGAAATTTTTGAGGGTTTCTGGATTTTATAGCCTCTATAATTGCAGGATAACTAATTTCGGTATCAAAAACATTTGCCTCCCGGCCTATTTTTGCCGGACTATGGCTGTCGCTATTTGAAATCAAGGTAATCTTGTCTAGGGCTGACAATCGCCAGTTCATTTCAGGGTCTGAAGACAATCCTGTTTCTAGGGCGAAAATATATTTTGAATATTCCTCGAAACACTCTTCAATTGAGTCAAAACCAGAACGAGAACCAAAGAGGCTAAACCAGGGCGTCCAAATATGTGCCGGCACTATGAAACAACTCTCTGATACATCTAGAACAATCTTCGCCAACTCTTTGGCGTCTAGACCCAGAATTGGCCGGCCATCGGATTTTAAATTACCGATCCAACCAAGATGAGTATTAATTTTTTCAACGGCCTCAAAGGAAGGAGCAAAAACTATAATATGAATCTTCCGAACTCTTTCTTTTTTAGAATAGATGCAGCTAATTTCGGTAGTCAGAATAAATCTTGTTTCTGAATGATTAGTTTTTAGCCGAAATAAACTTTCTTCAGCCGGCTCCAGCTTCTCTTTTAAGTTTTTAAACCATTCAGGATGAGTGAAATCCCCTGTGCTTAAAACCCTAATTCCCTTTATCTTTGCCCACCTATCTAGGTTCTCCAGGTCCATATTCTTGGAAGTGGCTCGAGAATATTTAGAATGAAGATGAAAATCAGCAATAAATTTCATACCCCGTAGGAAGTTAAATATTTTCCGTTGTTATTATATTTAGACCCTCTAAACAATTTTCTAATCATAGTGATTGATATAAAAAGGTTTTTGGATAGAAAATATTTGAGTTTTTATATATGCCTCGAAGAAACTTACTTTTTATATTCTGTCTCGTTTTATCGACGAAAACCTTCTGTTTTCCTGCGGGCATATTTTTCCCTCTTTCATTTATATCATTTCTTGCATTAAAAAGAAATAAATAAAACCCGTTTTAATAACGGGCGGAGGAATAGCTTTGTTTGGTCTTCTTTAAGGCTCTTGGCTGCTTTTTCTCGTAACTCTTTCTTCAAACCATCTTAGGCAAGTTAAAATTATAATCGCAAAAGGTAACAAAAATGGCGGTCCAGTAAAGTTTTACGGCTACGGCCACCCCAATGCCCGCAGCAACCCAAAGACCAGTAGTAGTGGTTAGGCCTTCAACATGAAATTGTCGATAGATAATTAGACCGGCCCCAATAAAACCCACCCCCAAGACAATTTAACCAATTATCCGCGAAGGATCAAAATTAACACCAGACTTATCCCAAAACATTGCAGAAGCTTAAAAAGCAACAATTACAAATAAAGCTGCGCCCAGAGAAACCAGACTATACGTTCTCAATCCGGCTTCTTTTCTTTTATACTCCCGCTCTAGTCCCACTAGAGCTCCAAGAAAAGCAGCAAGTAGTAATTGAAAAACAATTTGAATTTAGGGATTTTCTAAAAACCCAGCCACATATTAAACACTAATTTTAATCACTAATTATCGCGAATAAATTATCAGCAGTTACTCGTGATTGAAATCCGTGCTTCTATTAGTGATTACACTTTATAAACCGAATAACCCTCTCGAATCTTTTGTTCCACCTTTAAGCCAACAGATTCTCCAGTTTTAGCCTCGTCGACTTTTTGGTGTTCAACTTCCATCGATTCAACGCTCTGAGTAAAATCAATTTCTCCGCCAACTATTCGGATGTTATCGCCAGCCTTTAAAGTATCGGAAAGTTTAATTACCGCTACTCCAATTTTTCCAAAATAGTGAGTAATTTTACCTATTAATTGGCCTTCAATTTTTTCTGGCATATTTTTTTTAAAAATTAGCTATTATCTCGTCGACCTCGGGCCTTGTTCTGGTGTTTCTCTTTGTCAATAAGTTTAATTAATTTTTTGACTAGTTTTTTAGGATCTTTCTCATAAATATTTTTTTTACCGCCCCCGAAAAGGGCCAGTTATTGTTCACGAAAATCCTTGTGTCTTCCTACGAGGCATATTTCTAAAGATATATTAATATTTTTATTATAACAAATGTAAAAAAAATAAATAGGCGTTAGATAACACCTACTTATTTTTGAGGGGGAGCAGTCTTAACAAACTCGGTTTGCGCCTTAGGCTGGACGGACAATTAGCCAGGGATATCCTTGATAACCTCCTTCATTAAGTTCCGCCTGTCCTTTGAGAATAAAATCTCGCACCCCCTCAATTCTTTATCTTAGTTTTTTAAAAATATCTGTCAAGAAGTGTTAAAGGCTACCTTATCCACATTCTATCCACAGTTTTTTATAGGTGCTTGGAAATTGTATTCTCAGTAAGAATTTTCACCCCGCACCAGATGCTTTTTAATTATTGTACCACGAGGGGAGTCGAACCCCTGTCTCAGGCTCCGGAGGGCTACATAGCACTTGTCCCGCACTAAATTTAATGTGTCCTCAGCGCGACTCGAACGCGCAACCTTCAGCTCCGGAGGCTGACGCTCTATCCAATTGAGCTACGAGGACATATTGGTGAGGGTATCCAATTAAGCTATAGGGACTCTTTTTTATTATACCTTAATGAAGTTATATTCAAAAAGGCCCTCAGATAGGTTGATGTTGTATCATCTTCGGGCCCTTTGCCGCAGTATTGCAGCAGCGGTTCGAGTGGCTTTACTGTAAGCCACGGGGGAAATCCAGAGCGATTCTTTGCTCCAAATCCTTGCACCATCCAATCTCATTCTGCCTGATTCTCGAGGATTTCCGTCGATAAGTACAAAGATAATGCGTTTGCCTTCAGTTTCAATTATAACCCTTCGGGCTTTCCCATTCTCTCTATCTACACTTATAACTTCCAGCTTCAATTCCGTTCTCCTTTCAGGATCTATATTGATAAGCTAATGAACTACTTTATTTTAGCTTATTTTTTGTTTTGTCAACCCCGTAGAATAATTTCGAAAAATTATATTCTTATTGAATGGGGCTCATTCGAAATTTCTCTGCGAGGCCAAGGTTTTTCCGCTATAAGATAAATATTAGTCAATTTTTCCTTTTTATTTTTCCTTTCTAAGATCCCGATTTCTTTTATTCGAAATCCTACTTTCTTGAAAAGTTTTTTTAGTTCTTTTTGGGTAAAAAAATGGAAATAACGCTGCGCTATTATTTTTTTATCTGAATTTTTCCAG
The genomic region above belongs to Candidatus Nealsonbacteria bacterium and contains:
- a CDS encoding DNA helicase UvrD, which codes for MKFIADFHLHSKYSRATSKNMDLENLDRWAKIKGIRVLSTGDFTHPEWFKNLKEKLEPAEESLFRLKTNHSETRFILTTEISCIYSKKERVRKIHIIVFAPSFEAVEKINTHLGWIGNLKSDGRPILGLDAKELAKIVLDVSESCFIVPAHIWTPWFSLFGSRSGFDSIEECFEEYSKYIFALETGLSSDPEMNWRLSALDKITLISNSDSHSPAKIGREANVFDTEISYPAIIEAIKSRNPQKFLYTIEFFPQEGKYHYDGHRNCQVNIHPQETKKYNNICPNCRKPLTIGVLNRVEQLADRKAGFKPENAIPFKSLIPLEEIIADALGVSPGTKQGIQEYNNLIKKFGNELNILLEVSESDLRAATLPEIGEGIVKVRGGKIQIEPGYDGVYGKIKIFGEEGKKLSSRQKTLF
- a CDS encoding MgtC/SapB family protein, giving the protein MQIVFQLLLAAFLGALVGLEREYKRKEAGLRTYSLVSLGAALFVIVAF